From a single Miscanthus floridulus cultivar M001 chromosome 8, ASM1932011v1, whole genome shotgun sequence genomic region:
- the LOC136469351 gene encoding uncharacterized protein — translation MRIILKSQNSDSTCWKNKAVWFPLQPWLSTSDLLVCLCPCSNDIDIEEQLQSLKTSISLLSKTTGNMCTSLRKLGEVYSTTAPPVTLCAYPVAKLLGNGKQWSKSLSNRLSCLISNNAIQESFYELKETILDMQFVLKRGDHTVVQTKIQSYTRVAKKAQKQFRKNRKKSTAADQQSCRISHNLTWYQILYAVQAKIQSYICVAKKAQKQFKKISKKSTTADQESCRVVKMLSEAREIVASMLESSSYLLSKKTMMTSSTKRSLFSKTFQKKSFVCEEEQLQELELDIIDLESGVESLFRTLIQSRVSLLNTLTL, via the exons ATGCGGATCATCTTGAAATCACAAAATTCAGATTCTACATGCT GGAAAAATAAAGCAGTGTGGTTTCCACTGCAACCATGGCTTTCCACCTCGGATCTGCTGGTGTGCCTTTGCCCTTGCTCCAATGACATTGATATTGAGGAACAGTTGCAGAGCTTGAAGACAAGCATCTCTTTGCTTTCTAAGACCACTGGAAACATGTGCACCAGTTTGAGAAAGCTTGGAGAAGTGTACAGCACTACAGCACCCCCAGTGACCTTGTGTGCTTACCCAGTAGCCAAGTTACTTGGAAATGGAAAGCAGTGGAGCAAGAGCTTGAGTAATCGCTTGTCATGCTTGATCTCTAACAACGCTATTCAAGAGAGCTTCTACGAGCTCAAGGAAACTATCCTTGATATGCAGTTTGTACTCAAGAGAGGAGATCATACAGTTGTCCAAACCAAGATCCAGTCCTATACCCGCGTTGCCAAGAAGGCACAGAAACAATTCAGGAAAAACAGGAAGAAGTCCACTGCAGCAGATCAACAGAGTTGCAGG ATTTCTCATAACTTGACATGGTACCAG ATTCTATATGCTGTACAAGCCAAGATCCAGTCCTACATCTGCGTTGCCAAGAAGGCACAGAAGCAGTTCAAGAAAATCAGCAAGAAGTCCACCACAGCAGATCAAGAAAGTTGCAGGGTGGTGAAGATGCTGTCGGAAGCCAGAGAGATTGTTGCCTCAATGCTGGAATCCTCATCGTACCTGCTGTCAAAGAAAACCATGATGACGAGTTCCACCAAGCGGTCTCTTTTCTCCAAGACATTCCAGAAGAAAAGTTTTGTTTGCGAGGAGGAGCAACTGCAGGAGTTAGAGCTGGACATCATTGATCTTGAGAGCGGAGTTGAGTCTTTGTTCAGGACATTAATCCAGAGCAGAGTTTCCCTTCTGAATACTCTCACCTTGTAG